One window of Streptococcus troglodytae genomic DNA carries:
- a CDS encoding LURP-one-related/scramblase family protein encodes MKSFQIKQKMWSLGGKFTITDELGIPTYQVEGSLFKIPKTFIISDMQGKQISRIQRKTWTFLPKFYVNLHDGSTFFLKRDLSFFKPHYTIKDLGMEIQGDFWDMNFRLFQNGQEVASISQEWLRLTSTYNIEVYDDQYADLVISLVIAIDYVKAIENSSAANGGS; translated from the coding sequence ATGAAGAGTTTTCAAATCAAACAAAAAATGTGGTCGCTCGGTGGTAAATTTACCATTACAGATGAGTTAGGAATCCCAACTTATCAGGTAGAGGGCTCCCTCTTTAAAATTCCAAAGACATTTATCATTTCGGATATGCAGGGTAAACAGATCAGTCGCATCCAAAGGAAAACTTGGACCTTCCTTCCTAAGTTTTATGTCAATTTACACGACGGTTCTACATTTTTTCTGAAAAGAGATCTGTCATTTTTTAAACCTCACTATACCATCAAAGATCTAGGTATGGAAATTCAAGGCGATTTCTGGGATATGAATTTTCGGCTCTTTCAAAATGGTCAAGAAGTTGCTAGTATTTCTCAGGAATGGCTGCGCCTGACCTCGACTTATAATATTGAAGTATATGATGATCAATATGCAGACTTAGTGATATCACTGGTCATTGCTATTGACTATGTCAAGGCGATTGAAAATAGCTCTGCAGCTAATGGTGGTAGCTAA
- the prsA gene encoding peptidylprolyl isomerase PrsA, whose protein sequence is MKKRTIATGLVTLLSIVTLAACSKTSQNSKIATMKGDTITVADFYNEVKNSTASKQAVLSLLVSKVFEKQYGDKVSDKEVTKAYNQAAKYYGDSFSSALASRGYTKEDYKKQIRSEKLIEYAVKEEAKKEITDASYKSAYKDYKPEVTAQVIQLDSEDKAKSVLEEAKADGADFAKIAKDNTKGDKTEYSFDSGSTNLPSQVLSAALNLDKDGVSDVIKASDSTTYKPVYYIVKITKKTDKNADWKAYKKRLKEIIVSQKLNDSNFRNAVIGKAFKKANVKIKDKAFSEILSQYAAASGSGSSGSATTTTAASSAATTAADDQTTAAETTAAE, encoded by the coding sequence ATGAAAAAACGTACGATTGCTACAGGACTTGTGACCTTGCTTTCTATTGTGACTTTAGCGGCTTGTTCAAAAACAAGCCAAAACAGTAAAATTGCCACAATGAAAGGTGACACGATTACTGTTGCAGATTTTTATAATGAAGTAAAGAATTCAACAGCTTCGAAGCAGGCTGTACTGTCGCTCTTAGTTTCAAAAGTTTTTGAAAAGCAATACGGCGATAAGGTTTCTGATAAGGAAGTGACAAAAGCTTATAATCAAGCTGCTAAGTACTATGGCGATTCTTTCTCAAGTGCTTTGGCTTCACGCGGCTATACAAAAGAAGATTATAAGAAACAAATTCGTTCTGAAAAATTAATAGAATATGCTGTTAAGGAAGAAGCTAAGAAAGAAATAACAGACGCTAGTTATAAGTCAGCTTATAAGGATTATAAACCGGAAGTAACAGCTCAAGTGATTCAATTGGATAGTGAAGATAAAGCAAAATCTGTTTTAGAAGAAGCTAAGGCAGATGGTGCAGACTTTGCTAAAATTGCCAAAGATAATACCAAAGGAGATAAGACCGAATATAGCTTTGATTCAGGCTCAACTAATCTTCCCAGTCAAGTTTTATCGGCTGCGTTGAATCTTGATAAGGATGGTGTTTCAGATGTCATTAAGGCGTCTGATTCAACGACTTATAAACCTGTTTACTATATTGTCAAAATCACGAAAAAGACTGACAAAAACGCCGATTGGAAAGCTTATAAGAAACGTCTGAAAGAAATTATCGTTTCTCAAAAATTAAATGACAGTAATTTCCGTAATGCTGTTATTGGAAAAGCCTTTAAGAAAGCTAATGTCAAAATTAAAGACAAGGCCTTTAGTGAGATCTTATCACAATATGCAGCAGCCAGCGGAAGTGGCTCTTCAGGGTCAGCGACAACTACAACAGCCGCTTCAAGCGCTGCAACAACGGCCGCTGATGATCAAACAACAGCAGCAGAGACAACAGCAGCAGAATAA
- a CDS encoding O-methyltransferase — protein sequence MVKSYSKNANRNMRRPVVKKEILHYMRQEQKENSGFLKEMELFAHEENIPIIPQETVVYFRFLLQTFQPKNILEIGTAIGFSALLMAENAPQATITTIERNPEMVALAKENFANYDSRKQISLLEGDAADILTKLNGNYDFVFMDSAKSKYIAFLPTVLEYLEIGGIIVLDDVFQGGDIVKPIDEVHRSQRTIYRGLQKLFDATLKHPDLTASLLPLGDGLLLIRKNRKEIGLID from the coding sequence ATGGTTAAATCTTACAGTAAAAATGCAAATCGCAACATGCGACGCCCTGTTGTCAAAAAAGAGATTCTTCATTACATGCGTCAGGAACAAAAGGAAAACAGTGGCTTTCTCAAGGAGATGGAACTATTTGCTCATGAGGAGAATATTCCAATCATTCCCCAAGAGACTGTGGTGTATTTTCGTTTTCTCTTGCAGACTTTTCAGCCTAAGAATATCTTAGAAATTGGGACAGCTATTGGTTTTTCAGCACTTTTGATGGCTGAAAATGCTCCGCAGGCAACTATCACAACGATAGAGCGCAATCCTGAAATGGTTGCTCTAGCTAAGGAAAATTTTGCAAACTATGATAGTCGAAAGCAGATTAGCTTGCTAGAAGGAGATGCTGCCGATATTTTAACTAAACTGAATGGAAATTACGATTTCGTCTTTATGGATTCGGCCAAGTCAAAATATATTGCTTTCTTGCCAACTGTTCTAGAGTATTTAGAGATTGGCGGTATCATTGTTTTAGATGATGTTTTTCAAGGCGGCGATATTGTCAAGCCAATTGACGAAGTTCATCGCAGTCAGCGTACCATTTATCGTGGTTTACAAAAGCTATTTGACGCAACACTGAAACATCCTGATTTGACTGCCAGCTTGCTGCCACTTGGTGATGGTTTGCTGCTGATTCGTAAAAACCGCAAAGAGATTGGTTTGATTGATTAA
- a CDS encoding HAD-IA family hydrolase: MPQTAFIWDLDGTLIDSYEAIMEALAVTYETFGFDFQAESIRHYIIKESVGKLLDILAKQHGFSFKKLKTFFTQEQVKRDDKIKLMPFAKEALQWAKDRGIKQFMYTHKGASTGAVLAELGIASYFTEVLTSVSGFERKPHPQGIFYLLEKYHLDKDRTYYIGDRRLDVEVAENAGIKSINLAQPHSAVNQKIDNLQVLTQLKEF, encoded by the coding sequence ATGCCACAAACAGCTTTTATTTGGGATTTAGATGGAACCCTGATTGATTCTTATGAGGCTATTATGGAAGCACTTGCGGTCACTTATGAAACTTTTGGTTTTGATTTTCAAGCGGAGTCCATTCGGCACTATATTATCAAAGAATCGGTTGGAAAACTCTTAGATATACTGGCAAAGCAGCACGGCTTTTCTTTCAAAAAATTAAAAACCTTCTTCACCCAAGAGCAAGTTAAGCGTGATGATAAGATCAAGTTGATGCCCTTTGCCAAAGAAGCGCTGCAGTGGGCCAAAGACAGAGGAATTAAGCAGTTTATGTATACCCATAAAGGTGCATCTACTGGAGCGGTGCTGGCAGAATTAGGGATTGCGTCTTATTTTACTGAGGTATTAACAAGTGTGTCGGGATTTGAACGCAAACCGCATCCGCAGGGAATCTTTTACCTGTTGGAGAAATACCATTTGGATAAGGATAGAACTTACTATATTGGTGATAGACGTCTAGATGTAGAAGTTGCTGAAAATGCAGGCATCAAATCTATTAATCTAGCTCAACCCCATTCAGCTGTTAATCAGAAAATTGACAATCTGCAAGTCTTGACTCAGTTGAAAGAATTCTAG
- a CDS encoding GNAT family N-acetyltransferase: MLDIRQLQLNDALAFERFQASLLAEAKNNPFVEPFVTTITSFTQFLERSKQCELSVGNSAWSIFSSYYAFIDGEIVGKLQCFWQSDKADIKRIGNIGYITLASHRRQGIAEKMLSFALERFKERGHQKVLVTVPENNLPSRSLLEKIGGQLEGIVRETYRGQDIQLARYWIDLE; encoded by the coding sequence ATGTTAGACATTCGTCAATTACAGTTGAATGATGCGCTTGCCTTTGAGCGCTTTCAAGCGAGTTTATTGGCTGAAGCTAAGAACAATCCCTTTGTTGAGCCTTTTGTTACGACAATAACCTCTTTTACTCAATTTCTTGAACGTAGCAAGCAATGTGAGCTTTCTGTAGGAAATAGTGCTTGGTCTATTTTTTCAAGTTACTATGCTTTTATTGATGGAGAAATCGTTGGGAAGTTACAGTGTTTTTGGCAATCAGATAAAGCTGATATCAAAAGGATTGGTAATATTGGTTACATCACTTTGGCATCTCATAGAAGGCAAGGGATTGCTGAGAAGATGTTGTCTTTTGCTTTAGAACGGTTTAAAGAACGTGGTCATCAAAAAGTTTTAGTGACTGTACCTGAAAACAATCTTCCCAGTCGTTCTCTGCTTGAAAAAATTGGTGGTCAATTGGAAGGAATTGTTAGGGAAACTTATCGTGGACAAGACATTCAATTAGCACGTTATTGGATAGATTTAGAATAG
- the pepF gene encoding oligoendopeptidase F: MSDNRSHIEEKYQWDLTTIFSNDQAWEKEEKSLVKDLEIAAKRAGHLLDSSQSLLEITELYLVLSRRLEKLYVYASMKNDQDTTVSYYQELQAKATALVAKFNQTFAFYEPEFMLLSAEKYQDFVKQCPDLLVYHHFFEKLFKQKEHVLSQKEEALLAGASEIFGAAGETFEILDNADIVFPWVKDETGEKIELSHGNFISLMESKNRKVRQEAYQAMYSIYEQYQHTYAKMLQTNVKVNNFQAKIRNYKSAREAALAANFIPETVYDTLVEAVHNHLPLLRRYMKLRQNVLGLDDLKMYDIYVPLSEMDMTFTYEAALDKAEEVLAIFGRDYAERVHRAFRERWIDVRVNKGKRSGAYSGGSYDTNAFILLNWQDTLDNLFTLVHETGHSLHSTFTRENQPYVYGDYSIFLAEIASTTNENILTETLLKEATDEKQRFAILNHYLDGFKGTVFRQTQFAEFEDLIYKADQAGDVLTSDYLNNLYADLNEKYYGLSKKNNPEIQYEWARIPHFYYNFYVYQYATGFAAASFLAHKIVHGNQEDKDKYLNYLKAGNSDYPLNVIAKAGLDMTESTYIDQAFKVFEERLIELEELVEKGFD, encoded by the coding sequence ATGTCTGATAATCGCAGTCATATTGAAGAAAAATACCAGTGGGATTTGACCACCATTTTTTCAAACGATCAAGCTTGGGAAAAAGAGGAGAAATCTTTAGTTAAGGATTTGGAAATAGCTGCTAAAAGAGCAGGTCATCTGCTTGACTCCAGTCAAAGTCTGTTGGAGATTACAGAGCTTTATCTGGTTCTTAGCCGTCGTTTGGAAAAACTTTATGTTTATGCTTCGATGAAGAATGACCAAGATACTACGGTCAGTTACTATCAAGAATTACAAGCTAAGGCAACAGCTTTGGTCGCTAAATTTAATCAAACTTTTGCTTTCTATGAGCCTGAATTTATGCTTTTATCGGCAGAAAAATATCAGGATTTTGTGAAGCAATGTCCAGATTTGTTGGTTTACCACCATTTTTTTGAAAAACTATTCAAGCAAAAAGAGCACGTCCTTTCTCAAAAGGAAGAGGCACTTTTGGCTGGGGCCAGTGAAATTTTTGGTGCTGCTGGTGAAACCTTTGAAATTCTTGATAATGCCGATATTGTCTTTCCTTGGGTAAAAGACGAGACAGGAGAAAAAATTGAACTGTCTCATGGTAATTTTATCAGTTTGATGGAATCCAAAAATCGTAAAGTTCGACAAGAAGCTTATCAGGCCATGTACAGCATTTATGAGCAGTATCAACACACTTATGCTAAAATGCTGCAAACCAATGTTAAAGTTAATAATTTCCAAGCGAAAATCAGAAACTATAAGAGTGCGCGTGAAGCTGCTCTGGCAGCTAATTTTATTCCCGAAACTGTTTATGACACTTTAGTAGAAGCGGTCCATAATCACTTACCTTTGTTACGGCGTTATATGAAGCTAAGGCAAAACGTTTTAGGCCTTGATGATCTTAAGATGTATGATATTTACGTACCACTCTCAGAAATGGATATGACTTTTACTTATGAAGCAGCCTTGGACAAAGCAGAAGAAGTGTTAGCTATTTTTGGGCGAGACTATGCTGAGCGTGTGCATCGTGCATTTAGGGAGCGTTGGATTGATGTACGAGTCAATAAAGGCAAGCGTTCAGGCGCTTATTCAGGCGGTTCCTATGACACCAATGCTTTTATATTGCTTAACTGGCAGGATACTTTGGATAACCTCTTCACTCTTGTGCATGAAACAGGACATTCTTTGCATTCTACTTTTACACGTGAAAACCAACCCTATGTTTATGGTGATTATTCTATTTTTCTGGCAGAAATTGCTTCGACAACCAATGAAAATATTTTGACAGAGACACTGCTCAAAGAAGCAACAGATGAGAAACAGCGTTTTGCGATTTTGAATCATTACCTTGATGGTTTCAAAGGAACGGTTTTCCGCCAAACACAATTTGCAGAATTTGAAGACTTGATTTATAAGGCTGATCAAGCAGGTGACGTTTTGACCAGTGATTATTTGAATAATCTCTATGCGGATCTCAATGAAAAATACTATGGTTTAAGCAAGAAAAATAATCCGGAAATTCAGTATGAATGGGCTAGGATTCCGCATTTCTATTACAATTTTTATGTTTATCAGTATGCCACAGGCTTTGCTGCAGCCAGTTTTTTGGCTCACAAAATTGTTCATGGCAATCAAGAAGATAAGGACAAATATCTCAATTATCTCAAAGCTGGAAATTCAGACTATCCTCTCAATGTTATTGCTAAAGCAGGTCTTGATATGACTGAGTCGACCTATATTGATCAAGCTTTCAAAGTCTTTGAAGAACGGTTAATAGAGTTGGAAGAATTGGTCGAAAAAGGATTTGATTAA
- a CDS encoding competence protein CoiA, with amino-acid sequence MLVARDKNGKLINLLDGIPDKSDFYCPACQSPVRLKNGRVIRPHFAHVALQGCQFYSENESAEHLNLKAELYQSLSQTESVEIEKVIPEPEQIADLLVNHNLALEVQCSRLSEARLCERTQAYQNNGYQVLWLLGEKLWLGRRLSSLHKQFLCFSQNMGFHLWELNINRRELRLKYLIYEDIFGKVYYQTKSCSFDNHMMLFLRLPYAKQGLVSYHVQQRRQVGLAIQKQLLARNPRWLRQQELAYSQGCNLIAQSDVDFFPQVRPPQCSRGFCQINQDVSHFSAAFFQYYQKQKDKETQTLYPPAFYDKMKEE; translated from the coding sequence ATGTTAGTTGCAAGAGATAAAAATGGAAAGTTGATTAATCTTCTGGATGGCATTCCTGATAAAAGTGATTTTTATTGTCCTGCCTGCCAGTCGCCTGTACGTCTCAAAAACGGCAGGGTTATACGTCCGCATTTTGCCCATGTTGCTTTGCAAGGCTGCCAATTTTACAGTGAAAATGAGTCCGCTGAGCACCTAAACTTGAAAGCAGAACTCTATCAGTCATTATCTCAGACAGAAAGTGTTGAGATCGAAAAAGTCATACCAGAACCTGAACAAATCGCAGATTTGTTAGTCAATCATAACCTAGCTTTAGAAGTTCAGTGTTCCCGCTTGTCCGAAGCTCGTCTGTGTGAGCGAACGCAGGCCTATCAGAACAATGGTTATCAGGTACTGTGGCTGCTTGGGGAGAAACTCTGGTTGGGTAGGCGCTTATCCAGCTTGCACAAACAGTTTCTTTGTTTTTCGCAAAACATGGGCTTTCATCTCTGGGAATTGAATATTAATAGGCGTGAATTGCGACTCAAGTACTTGATTTATGAAGATATTTTTGGCAAAGTCTATTATCAGACCAAATCTTGTTCTTTCGATAATCACATGATGCTCTTTTTACGCCTGCCCTATGCTAAACAAGGATTAGTTTCTTATCACGTTCAGCAACGTAGGCAGGTTGGTTTAGCTATTCAAAAACAACTGCTAGCACGCAATCCGCGTTGGCTGCGTCAGCAAGAACTTGCTTATTCACAAGGGTGTAATCTGATAGCACAATCAGATGTTGACTTTTTCCCGCAGGTAAGACCACCGCAATGTTCAAGGGGCTTTTGTCAAATTAATCAGGATGTATCTCATTTTAGCGCAGCTTTTTTTCAATATTATCAAAAGCAAAAAGACAAAGAAACTCAAACACTGTATCCACCAGCCTTTTATGATAAAATGAAAGAAGAATAA
- a CDS encoding alpha/beta hydrolase, with product MKIKTQALWSEQEKAAVTYTAYLVEKTADIKNSNPRPAVIICGGGGFFKVTDREKEPVALYFLNKGFQAITLDYTVGKGSGYPKPLYDLAKMLLVVRENAQNWNIDTEKVIFIGFSAGATHSASLANSWNEPFLQKYFDYPGEALKPNLVILSYPLLDFNYQYEQVSADPDNQIPTKLSPMPKIDFLTGALKTVVGKALTTENLKEYSPIAHISPATVPTFIWGMQDDDCIYNNALLEYAKRLKDNGILYELHMFAVGEHGLSMINSNTQAEFSDYEELGIWKKLCIQFINRVLHLK from the coding sequence ATGAAAATTAAAACACAGGCACTTTGGAGTGAACAAGAAAAAGCTGCTGTCACTTATACAGCTTATTTGGTTGAAAAAACAGCAGATATTAAAAATAGTAATCCTCGTCCGGCCGTCATTATTTGTGGCGGTGGCGGCTTTTTCAAGGTAACAGATAGGGAGAAAGAGCCTGTAGCACTATATTTTCTTAATAAAGGTTTTCAAGCCATTACGCTTGATTATACCGTTGGAAAAGGCAGTGGTTATCCTAAACCGCTTTATGATTTGGCCAAAATGCTTTTAGTTGTTAGAGAAAATGCACAAAATTGGAATATTGATACTGAAAAAGTCATTTTTATTGGTTTTTCAGCGGGAGCCACTCACAGTGCTTCTTTAGCAAATAGTTGGAACGAACCGTTTTTACAGAAATACTTTGATTATCCCGGAGAAGCTTTGAAACCAAATTTAGTTATCTTGTCTTATCCCTTGCTGGACTTTAATTATCAGTATGAGCAAGTATCAGCTGATCCAGATAATCAGATACCAACAAAATTATCACCAATGCCTAAAATAGATTTTCTAACAGGTGCCTTGAAAACAGTTGTAGGTAAAGCATTAACAACAGAAAATTTAAAAGAATATAGTCCTATAGCTCACATTTCTCCAGCCACTGTACCAACTTTTATTTGGGGAATGCAAGATGATGATTGCATTTATAATAACGCTCTTTTAGAATATGCTAAACGCTTGAAAGATAATGGTATCTTATATGAACTTCATATGTTTGCGGTAGGAGAGCACGGTTTATCCATGATTAATAGCAATACACAAGCGGAATTTTCGGATTACGAAGAGCTTGGTATTTGGAAAAAATTGTGCATACAATTTATTAATCGCGTTTTGCATTTAAAGTGA
- a CDS encoding alcohol dehydrogenase catalytic domain-containing protein, with amino-acid sequence MKAVYIQKKGGPARIIVGSLPVPKVRPKSVLIKVIAASINYVDLFIRSGIYQTNLPNPYILGRDAIGQVVEIGKDVTRFKIGDCVWTNSMGYDGRQGITSEYALIPEERLFLTPKNADSLKLIAAVHSAATAAIVLQDIMKLKPKQKLLIEGAAGHVGSKLVYLANEMGAEVVTTSSLQDFSRFKQLSNAICFDYHDKLLFQKLKSACLDGFDHIVDTSGEIPLQFNCDLLAQKGVISLITAPKDSQFDSRQFYMNCQQMKGFVISHASLEQLQKAGGILNSAFEKGLLLEEDIAVRTFDEAAQAHQLMEDKKKSRKIVLIP; translated from the coding sequence ATGAAGGCAGTTTATATTCAAAAAAAGGGAGGCCCCGCAAGGATTATTGTTGGTTCATTACCTGTTCCTAAAGTTAGACCGAAATCTGTTTTAATAAAAGTTATCGCCGCTTCTATTAATTATGTCGATCTCTTTATTCGTTCAGGTATTTATCAGACAAATCTGCCGAATCCTTATATTTTGGGACGGGATGCTATCGGCCAAGTTGTGGAGATTGGAAAAGATGTAACTCGGTTTAAAATAGGCGATTGCGTTTGGACAAATAGTATGGGCTATGATGGAAGGCAAGGTATCACTAGCGAGTATGCATTAATTCCAGAAGAGCGCCTTTTTCTTACTCCCAAGAATGCTGACTCTTTAAAGTTAATTGCTGCTGTTCATTCTGCGGCTACAGCAGCTATTGTCCTGCAAGATATCATGAAGTTGAAACCAAAACAAAAACTCCTTATTGAAGGAGCAGCTGGCCATGTGGGAAGTAAGTTGGTTTATCTTGCTAATGAGATGGGGGCAGAGGTGGTAACAACCTCTAGTTTACAGGATTTTTCAAGATTTAAACAATTGAGCAATGCTATCTGTTTTGATTATCATGATAAATTGCTCTTTCAGAAATTAAAAAGTGCTTGTCTTGATGGTTTTGACCATATTGTTGATACTTCTGGGGAAATACCTTTGCAGTTTAATTGCGATTTGTTAGCTCAAAAGGGTGTCATTAGTTTAATTACAGCACCGAAAGACAGTCAATTTGACAGTAGACAATTTTATATGAACTGTCAGCAAATGAAAGGGTTCGTGATTAGTCACGCCAGTTTAGAACAGCTGCAGAAGGCAGGAGGAATTTTAAACAGTGCTTTTGAAAAAGGACTGTTATTAGAAGAGGACATTGCCGTCAGAACATTTGATGAAGCAGCCCAAGCCCATCAGCTGATGGAAGATAAAAAGAAAAGTCGGAAAATTGTCTTAATTCCGTAA
- a CDS encoding glucosamine-6-phosphate deaminase: MRIIKVKNKAEGSKAAFKILQEEIEPGAKTLGLATGSTPLELYKEMRESDLDFSDMVSINLDEYVGLSADDKQSYAYFMKQNLFAAKPFKKTYLPNGCAVDLAKETARYDQIIAKHPIDLQILGIGRNAHIGFNEPGTAFSSQTHLVDLTPSTITANSRFFEKAEDVPKQAISMGLASIMSAKMILLLAFGEEKADAVSAMVHGPVTEEIPASILQTHPNVILIVDEKAGAGI; the protein is encoded by the coding sequence ATGAGAATTATTAAAGTAAAAAATAAAGCAGAAGGCAGCAAGGCTGCTTTTAAGATCTTACAAGAAGAGATAGAACCTGGTGCTAAGACTCTGGGGCTAGCAACTGGCAGCACCCCTTTAGAGCTCTACAAAGAAATGAGAGAGTCTGATTTAGACTTTTCAGATATGGTATCTATTAATCTTGATGAGTATGTTGGCTTATCAGCTGATGATAAGCAATCTTATGCTTATTTTATGAAGCAAAATCTCTTTGCTGCTAAACCCTTTAAAAAGACCTATCTGCCCAATGGATGTGCTGTGGATTTGGCAAAGGAGACAGCCCGCTATGATCAAATAATTGCTAAACATCCTATTGATTTACAGATTTTAGGGATTGGCCGCAATGCTCACATTGGTTTTAATGAGCCAGGAACAGCATTTTCAAGTCAAACGCATTTAGTTGATTTAACACCGTCTACAATTACAGCTAATAGCCGTTTTTTTGAGAAAGCAGAAGATGTTCCAAAACAAGCTATTTCTATGGGACTGGCCTCTATTATGTCTGCCAAGATGATTTTACTGCTAGCCTTCGGCGAGGAAAAGGCTGATGCTGTTTCTGCCATGGTTCATGGCCCTGTAACAGAAGAAATACCAGCTAGTATACTGCAAACACATCCTAACGTTATTTTGATTGTTGATGAAAAAGCAGGAGCAGGAATTTAA
- a CDS encoding VIT1/CCC1 transporter family protein, which produces MTKGIGTMGEEKIVQKDDNFSGRLNILRASVLGANDGIISVAGVVIGVASATTNIWFIFLSGLSAILAGAFSMAGGEYVSVSTQKDTEEAAVKREKALLLTDSEKARRSLHNAYLKNGECETSAELLTRKAFLKSPVKAMVEEKYGIEYEEFVNPWHAAVSSFFAFTIGSIFPVITILLFPVTIRIPATVIVVGLALLMTGYISARLGSAPTRPAMRRNLVVGLLTMLVTYLVGQLFSV; this is translated from the coding sequence ATGACAAAAGGAATTGGAACTATGGGGGAAGAAAAAATAGTACAAAAAGATGATAATTTTTCAGGACGTCTCAATATTTTAAGAGCAAGTGTCTTAGGAGCTAATGATGGTATTATTTCGGTCGCAGGAGTCGTCATTGGGGTTGCCAGTGCAACAACAAATATTTGGTTTATCTTTTTGTCAGGGCTTTCGGCTATTCTTGCAGGGGCTTTTTCTATGGCAGGCGGAGAATATGTCAGTGTTAGTACGCAAAAGGATACTGAAGAAGCTGCTGTTAAGCGAGAAAAGGCTCTTTTATTGACTGATAGTGAAAAGGCAAGACGCTCCCTTCATAATGCCTATCTTAAAAATGGTGAATGTGAAACTTCCGCTGAACTTTTAACCAGAAAGGCTTTTTTAAAATCACCTGTAAAGGCTATGGTTGAAGAAAAATATGGGATTGAGTACGAAGAGTTTGTTAATCCTTGGCATGCTGCTGTTTCAAGCTTTTTTGCTTTTACAATCGGTTCTATATTTCCTGTAATAACCATTTTGCTGTTTCCAGTCACGATTCGCATTCCGGCAACAGTCATTGTTGTTGGTTTAGCGCTTCTCATGACCGGCTATATCAGTGCTAGACTTGGCAGTGCGCCAACTAGGCCAGCGATGAGACGTAATTTGGTAGTAGGACTATTAACCATGCTAGTTACTTATTTAGTGGGACAACTTTTTTCAGTTTAA
- the queA gene encoding tRNA preQ1(34) S-adenosylmethionine ribosyltransferase-isomerase QueA, with translation MNTSDFDFNLPEALIAQTPLKQRDSSRLLVVDHQKKTMKDTHFDHIIDELNSGDALVMNDTRVLPARLHGEKTVTHGHVELLLLKNIQGDQWEVLAKPAKRLKVGSHISFGDGRLKATIKEELDHGGRIVEFSYEGIFLEVLESLGEMPLPPYIHEKLEDRDRYQTVYAKENGSAAAPTAGLHFTEELLSKIEAKGVKLVYLTLHVGLGTFRPVSVDNVEEHQMHSEFYSLSPEAAQTLKDVKANGGRIVAVGTTSIRTLETIGNKFAGQIEADSGWTNIFIKPGYQFKIVDAFSTNFHLPKSTLVMLVSAFAGRDFILKAYKHAVDKHYRFFSFGDAMFVK, from the coding sequence TTGAACACAAGTGACTTTGATTTTAACCTGCCTGAAGCATTAATTGCCCAAACTCCCCTTAAACAGCGTGACAGTTCCAGACTTTTAGTCGTTGATCATCAGAAAAAAACAATGAAAGATACTCATTTTGATCATATTATTGATGAGCTCAATTCAGGTGATGCTTTAGTTATGAATGATACACGTGTCTTGCCTGCCCGTCTTCATGGTGAGAAAACAGTGACACACGGCCATGTAGAATTGCTGCTTCTAAAAAATATTCAGGGAGATCAATGGGAGGTTTTAGCAAAACCGGCTAAACGTCTTAAGGTTGGCAGTCACATTTCCTTTGGAGATGGCCGCTTAAAAGCTACCATCAAAGAAGAATTAGATCATGGTGGACGCATTGTGGAATTTTCTTATGAGGGTATCTTTCTGGAAGTCTTAGAAAGCCTCGGAGAGATGCCCTTGCCACCTTATATTCATGAAAAATTAGAAGACCGTGACCGTTATCAGACCGTTTATGCTAAGGAAAATGGCTCCGCTGCCGCTCCAACAGCTGGCCTCCATTTTACAGAAGAGCTCTTAAGCAAAATCGAAGCCAAAGGCGTTAAACTAGTCTATTTGACTCTGCATGTAGGACTAGGAACTTTTCGTCCAGTCTCAGTTGACAATGTAGAAGAGCACCAAATGCATTCCGAATTCTACAGCCTATCACCAGAGGCTGCCCAAACACTAAAAGATGTCAAAGCAAATGGTGGTCGTATTGTGGCAGTTGGGACAACATCAATTCGTACTTTAGAAACTATCGGTAATAAATTTGCTGGGCAAATTGAAGCAGATTCTGGCTGGACCAACATTTTTATTAAACCGGGCTATCAATTTAAAATTGTTGATGCTTTTTCAACTAATTTTCATCTTCCAAAATCAACTCTGGTCATGCTGGTTTCAGCTTTTGCAGGACGTGATTTTATCCTTAAAGCCTATAAACATGCGGTTGATAAACATTATCGCTTCTTTAGCTTTGGCGATGCTATGTTTGTAAAATAA